The Sulfurimonas sp. genome includes the window TATCTTGTATCAAGATATAAACGAAAACTTTTCCAAATGCTGGTATTAACGCAGTAAGAGATGCTGTAATAATTATCCAGTTTGGGTATGGCTGTTTGATTACATCATTAAGTAGCCCATTCTCTGCTGCTTTTTGTACATATTCAATTGCAATTCCTTGTCCATAAAGCAAATGAATTAAAAAACCTATTGTAGCTGCAATTATTGTTGCACTTATTATTCTTACCCAATTCATTTTGACTCCTAACGGGGGCGCGGGTGAGTAACTGCCGTTGGTAAAACTTTAGTTTTTCCAATGGTTGCTTGCTCCTCCCGCTTGTTATCTGGCGCTGTGCGACAGATGACCAGTGGGTGTTCAACCCGCGCCCCCGTTATCCGGTCACGCAGTGAGCGGATAACGACTGTCTTGAGAAATATGAAGCCGCGCTTTGGCTTCGTATTTCTCTCCTAGTACTTGTTATGTGTTTTTCTTACTGTCCATTTTTAATAGCTTCTTTTATAACAGTAGCTACATTCTCTGGAGTAATGTTTCGTTCTGCACAATACTTTGTTTGAAGCCAAGTAGAAAGTTGCTTTTGGCCTTTGCTTGCGTTGCAACCGCAACAGCATAAAGCAATATTCTCTCTTGTGATTATCTTAGCATCATTAATAATATGTTCCCAACTTGCAGCGGTTTTTTTAGAAACCTTTGTTGGTGTAAATTCACAATCACAATAAACACATGTTGTATCTCTTTCTCTGATTTCCTGTTCAAGTGGAGCAGGAATTTTCCAATTATTTGCCATTTTTTAAATTACTTCCTTTGTCACATAACGGTCGAATATAGCCGATACGTCGCCGCTAGGCTACTATGTTTTGTTATAGTTCTATTGTGTGGTCAGCTTTATTAGGAACAATCATACCTAAACTCCACTTTCCAATAATTGTTTTTTTATTCCATCTTTCGAGTTGTTGTTTATATAGCATAGAAGCTACAAAATCTCTTATTTGTTCATCAGATGTGCCAACTTGCAGTGAATCAGACTTTATTGCTTCAAATATCTCTAGTGCATATTTTTGTCTGTTTTGTCTGTCTGATTTTTTTGTAATCAAAGATATAATTGGTCCGAGAATGGTAACTAAAAGAAGCATAAGAATAATAAAGAAACCAACTAGAATAGCTATTCCAAACATAGAGACTTTAAAGTTAAAACTTTTTTGATAAGGGCTGTTACTAACGTCATAATTACGTATTGAAACATCTTTAGCTGATATACTTACTTTTGGTTCTTCTGTACCTTCAAATAGTACTCTCAACTGCAATCCATAGTTGGACTTTTCTGTTCGATTCATTGAGGATACTATATAAGAAAAATAATATGATGTTCCATCAAAAAACATTTTTTTTGTTTCACTTACATTATCATAAAATTCTTTTTCTCCTACGGCGGAATAGGATAAAATTTTAAAGTCTTTTATATTTTTTGGTGTAATTTTTATTTTGATAGGAATATCAGGGAAATTTTTTGCTGAAAAATTCATAAGAGAGATTTTTAAAATTCCTAACTGCTCTTTTTCAATATTATTTACTGTTAAAATAATATCATCAGATGGAAATTTTGGCTTTGAAAAATAATTTGCATCAAAATCATTATGCAGATCAAGTTTATTTATTTTTAATTGTTCTGAATATATATAATAACTGCCAGCAAATGCCAAAAGTGCACTAATTGACGCAATCAAAATATTTTTTAAAGTTTCACTCATTTAGAAAATCCTTTTTTTGTACTATAACGGGGGCGCGGGTGAGTAACTGCCGTTGGTAAAACTTTAGTTTTTCCAATGGTTGCTTGCTCCTCCCGCTTGTTATCTGGCGCTGTGCGACAGATGACCAGTGGGTGTTCAACCCGCGCCCCCGTTATCCGGTCACGCAGTGAGCGGATAACGGTTGACTTGAACTGTAAATTTTCATAGAAAATTTATTAGTTCCAAGGTTTTGTTACCTACTTATGTAAATAACTTTGGTGTTAAAGATGTAGGCTTTATATTAGGTTCTTTTATCTTAATAATGATTGGCATGGGCATTTCAATACTTATTAAAAGTGCTTCACCTGATTGTAAAGTAGGTAAATATGCTAATGAACTTTTATTTCCCTCTGAACATGCTTTTTCTATTACACTTCTATCAGTTTCATTTATTAGCCTATGAACTATAAAAGTCCCCATTTGGCTTAATGTGCCTACTGGTATATCTCTTGGTGTTTGTGTAGATATACATAAAAATAATCCATGCTTTCTACACTCTTTGGCAATTTTATCAAAAGCATCAAGTTCTAAATCTTGTAAAAAATCATCTGAAATTGTTTTTTTAAGAAATTGATGTGCTTCATCAACAAATAGAACAAGCGGATTCTCTTTAAATTTATATTGTCTAGCCTCTTCTAATAAATAACTACCAATTGCATTGGTCAATATTTCTCGTAATCCTTTTTCAAATGATGCATCCTTTAAGGATATAATAAATAATGTTTTTTCTGTTTGTTCTTCATCTAAAAAATCTTCTAGTTCTTGGTTAAATTCATTCTCATCTTCTAACTGCTTATTAAATCCAAATATATTTCGAAATTCTGGCTGCCCTCTTAAATGTTCAATTCTACTAATTAAAGAACGTACATTCGCAAGTGCAGTTCCATCAGCTCCTCCAAAATTAGCAGTAGTTCCATGTTTAACACATTCTTTATTAATTTGTTGCGTTACATTTGCTAGATTAAAATCACATTTATCAGTTTCTATAATACTCCTATATCTTCCAAACCTAGTAAAGTAATCACTTTTCGATTGATCTTCTTTTTCATAAATATTTTCTCCATAACCTTCATTTAGCTGTAATTGTTTAACAAGTTTTAAACTTTTAATAGCTTCGATAAGCTTTGGTTTTTGTGCATTTTCACTTGGTCTAAATAGTGCTATTAAATCACTACTTCTAAGTCTTGAATAGTGGAAAAATGTATCTTCATCCTGAGCACCAAATTTTACGGTTTTTACATTATCTAAATTATAAAAATTTTCATATTCACCCGTTGCATCAATTAAAATTGCTTTAGATTTATTGAGACGTAAAAACTCTTCAAGTATTCTTGATATTGTATAACTTTTACCACCTCCCGTAGTACCTACTATTGCACAATGTCGTCCAAATAATTGATTAGGATTTAAAGGTAAGCTAGTTTCTAAACTATTAGTTAATTTTGCAATATCAAAGGATACTGAATTACTAGCTTCATTACTTATAAATAATGTTTTAATTAAATCAGCAGAACATAAATATACCTTTGAACCAACAGCAGGATATCTACCTAGCCCCTTGTCTATTTTTTTGGAATAGTAGTTAAATGATAATAATAATTCTACTTTACCTTGAGGATGAAAACTAGAATCATAAAAGGCATGTTCACCTAAAAAGTTTTGTTCTTTTTCTGGCAAAGAAACTTCTTGTAGCTTTCCTAAAAAACCAAAATTTTCACCTTCAATTACAATATAGTTTCCAACAATACCACCTGATAATTCATCTTCATAGTGCCAAAATTTCTTTAAAAGGGTAGGAGTTGGAAAATGAATATTAGAATAACTTGGGGTGACTTTTGATATATATCCTACAAATTTATCATTTGTAAATATATGTTTATTCATGATTCATTTCCATTAAAATCCAAATACTGGCTCGATGGTAAATTTATTACAAAATCTTTAAAAAATTCTCCAATAATTAATACTTGACTACTTTTTTTTGATAATTCAAAAAGTTTTTTAAAATTCTCATTTATAGTTGGCTTTATAAACGGTTCTATTATCACTAAATTTAAACTTGGATTTTGATTTAAAGCTTCATTTATCATTGTAAAGATATGTTTGTCTGCAAAACTGAACCCTATGTTAATCAGAGTCGTTGTACCACCTTTTCTAAGTTCAGCTTGAAATCTACTCATCATTTCAAAATAAGGCTGTTCATAGGATGATTCATATTTATTACTATTTGGATATATCATCATAGCTTTTGATGGGTTGTCAATTTGCACTATTTCAGTATCTCTTTTTTCCCAATTTACAGAACCATGTAATTTATATAAATGGAATACATTACTAGCAAAATTTTCTGTTGATGAAGTACGGCTATTTTCTCTAACTACAATGTCATAATCAAAATATTTACCACTAAATTTTCTTGGCTGAGTAAATGAAAAACCATCGATGATTACATAACCACCTTTTGCTCCAGCCTCTTCAAATGCTCTATCGTAATTTGTTGTAAATATTTTTAGTCTTGATTGTTTTGTCTTTCGGCTTGTTAGTTTTTTTATAAAATCTAAATGAATCGATTTATCTATAAGTGAGAAATTACATTGTTGCAAAATTGCTTTTTCTATAGTGTCTACATGAAAATTAATACTACTATCACTTTTAAACTCTAAGTATAGTTTTGCTTTAGATAAAACTATTTCTAAATCTTTCTTTTCTTTTACATCTTCATCAATTTCTAAAGTAGTTAAGAAAGTGTTAAAATTGAAGTCTGGATTCACAAGTGTATATATATGATCCCAAAGTTCAGTCATTAATTTACCACCAAATAATTCGTCATCTTTAGAACTACCAGCACCAGTTAAAACAAGTAGTCTTTCAGCAGATACTAATTTTTCAAGAGCTTTTATATAATAATAGTGAATTAACTCAATAGCCTTGTTTATTAATATCTCTTCAGTTATATCCTCAGATAACATATATTCGATTGTACTATCTTCTTGTCTTTCTTTATAAAGAATACTATTAACTCGTAATTCATCTTCTTTTATTTCTATAATTTTATTTTTTGTACTCAAAAATATTTTGTTATTCAATTTTAATTCCTTAGTCTTATTTGCTAGGTAACGGTTGAAGATAGCCAATAAATTGCCGCTAGGTAATTTATTGGCTACTCTGTTTTGTTAGCTTTTTAATAACTTACTCACTATTTTATCAAGTTTTTTAAATAATGTATCATTTTCAATGTTAGCGATTTTAATATTATAATACAAATCATATTTTTTTAATTCTTGTTCTAATTTTTTTATATCCGACAATTCAAATGTAGCAAAATATATCCAAATTAATACAATAAATAAAGCAAAGCCTATTTCGGTTGCATATAGGGTATATGATATTATTTCAGGGATTTTTAGCATATCAAATAGTGGAATATGATTACTAAGTAAATCTTGTACCCATTGTATTATTTTGTCAAACATGGATTTATATAAGTCCCATAATTTTGTAAAATAAATATTTAATATCAATATAGTAAATATAGTTAATTTTCTCAAAATTGATTTATGCAATATATCAATCCGTTTAAAAATAAATTCTATACGTTTTTCATCATATTCTTTTAATTTCATATATTTGCCTTGTGAAGCTAACGGCGAAGCTGAGCTCCATTAATGAGTATATCAGAAAATTCGCTTGCGATTTTCTGGGATACACTTTGATGTGTGACTCCTGCCATTTGTTGTATGTAGCGTAGCGAAATACGACAAATGGTTGGGGGCACGTTTAGGGCTCAGCTTCGCCGTTGTACGTTTCCGCTCCGCGGGAACGTACAACGGGGGCGCGGGTGAGTAACTGCCGTTGGTAAAACTTTAGTTTTTCCAATGGTTGCTTGCTCCTCCCGCTTGTTATCTGGTGCTGTGCGACAGATGACCAGTGGGTGTTCAACCCGCGCCCCCGTTATCCGGTCACGCAGTGAGCGGATAACGACTGTCTTGAGAAATATGAAGCCGTGCTTTGGCTTCATATTTCTCTCCAAGATTTTGTTATATTTGCTTTTTATTACATTTTTTCATAGCAAATGATTTATCATTATATATTGTATTTAAATTATTATAGGTTTCTAAGCCTAAGATTTTTTTACACTCTTCTTCTGTGACTTTTGTTTTATCATTTTTTATTTCAAATCTAATAGATTCTACCAATTGATTATATATC containing:
- a CDS encoding SIR2 family protein, with the protein product MNNKIFLSTKNKIIEIKEDELRVNSILYKERQEDSTIEYMLSEDITEEILINKAIELIHYYYIKALEKLVSAERLLVLTGAGSSKDDELFGGKLMTELWDHIYTLVNPDFNFNTFLTTLEIDEDVKEKKDLEIVLSKAKLYLEFKSDSSINFHVDTIEKAILQQCNFSLIDKSIHLDFIKKLTSRKTKQSRLKIFTTNYDRAFEEAGAKGGYVIIDGFSFTQPRKFSGKYFDYDIVVRENSRTSSTENFASNVFHLYKLHGSVNWEKRDTEIVQIDNPSKAMMIYPNSNKYESSYEQPYFEMMSRFQAELRKGGTTTLINIGFSFADKHIFTMINEALNQNPSLNLVIIEPFIKPTINENFKKLFELSKKSSQVLIIGEFFKDFVINLPSSQYLDFNGNES
- a CDS encoding ATP-binding protein, yielding MNKHIFTNDKFVGYISKVTPSYSNIHFPTPTLLKKFWHYEDELSGGIVGNYIVIEGENFGFLGKLQEVSLPEKEQNFLGEHAFYDSSFHPQGKVELLLSFNYYSKKIDKGLGRYPAVGSKVYLCSADLIKTLFISNEASNSVSFDIAKLTNSLETSLPLNPNQLFGRHCAIVGTTGGGKSYTISRILEEFLRLNKSKAILIDATGEYENFYNLDNVKTVKFGAQDEDTFFHYSRLRSSDLIALFRPSENAQKPKLIEAIKSLKLVKQLQLNEGYGENIYEKEDQSKSDYFTRFGRYRSIIETDKCDFNLANVTQQINKECVKHGTTANFGGADGTALANVRSLISRIEHLRGQPEFRNIFGFNKQLEDENEFNQELEDFLDEEQTEKTLFIISLKDASFEKGLREILTNAIGSYLLEEARQYKFKENPLVLFVDEAHQFLKKTISDDFLQDLELDAFDKIAKECRKHGLFLCISTQTPRDIPVGTLSQMGTFIVHRLINETDRSVIEKACSEGNKSSLAYLPTLQSGEALLISIEMPMPIIIKIKEPNIKPTSLTPKLFT
- a CDS encoding HNH endonuclease, with product MANNWKIPAPLEQEIRERDTTCVYCDCEFTPTKVSKKTAASWEHIINDAKIITRENIALCCCGCNASKGQKQLSTWLQTKYCAERNITPENVATVIKEAIKNGQ